From a region of the Daphnia pulicaria isolate SC F1-1A chromosome 1, SC_F0-13Bv2, whole genome shotgun sequence genome:
- the LOC124321004 gene encoding CUB and sushi domain-containing protein 1-like → MKAVVIILTFNFCFLTILAGKLPKVLTEDDINNKQVFFDREAPSARACGGSYNTATGSFSSPNYPNPYGFNENCQYTIQVGFNDRVVLQFAYFNTESNFDYVTVYDGPTTASPVLLRLSGGPYSAYPDVVSSGSSCLVVHISDYSTSYNGWQANYYSTPITTTTTAAPVQNCPPYFQGDTTIPCWNLNGKCYCFSNRYQDFTWAQADGICRGGNMTLISLETKEEDEIIYNHFRATPDLNINYPYWTSGSYNNGWKWAATGQSFTYTNWQTGQPDGNPPAGYCAYVNFGVSNFNSGYWLDYTCTSMFRLICESF, encoded by the exons ATGAAAGCTGTTGTCATTATTTTGACGTTTAACTTTTGCTTTTTGACAATATTGGCAGGCAAATTACCCAAAGTGTTGACGGAAGATGACATCAACaataaacaagtttttttcgaCAGGGAAGCGCCGTCTGCCCGAG CGTGTGGTGGTAGTTACAATACCGCAACTGGAAGCTTCTCGTCTCCAAACTATCCAAACCCATACGGCTTTAACGAGAACTGCCAGTACACAATCCAAGTGGGGTTCAACGATCGCGTAGTGTTGCAAtttgcttatttcaatacagaATCTAATTTCGATTATGTCACG GTTTATGATGGACCAACAACCGCCTCGCCCGTTTTGCTTCGTCTCAGTGGGGGCCCATATTCCGCTTATCCAGATGTTGTTTCATCAGGTTCTAGTTGCCTTGTGGTTCACATCTCTGATTATTCGACCAGTTACAACGGCTGGCAAGCCAATTATTACTCTACCCCCATTACAACGACTACAACTGCAGCTCCGGTTCAGA ATTGCCCGCCATATTTCCAAGGTGACACAACTATTCCTTGCTGGAACTTGAATGGAAAATGTTACTGTTTCTCTAACCGCTATCAA GATTTCACCTGGGCTCAGGCGGATGGAATTTGCAGGGGAGGAAACATGACCTTGATTAGTCTTGAaactaaagaagaagatgagataATCTACAATCATTTTCGAGCTACGCCAG ATTTGAATATTAACTATCCTTATTGGACATCGGGGAGTTATAACAATGGGTGGAAATGGGCCGCTACTGGTCAGTCGTTTACTTACACAAATTGGCAAACAGGACAACCCGATGGCAATCCACCTGCAGGATATTGCGCCTATGTTAATTTCGGTGTTAGTAACTTTAATAGTGGATATTGGCTTGACTATACCTGCACTTCCATGTTCAGATTGATCTGCgaatcattttga
- the LOC124321002 gene encoding phosphoenolpyruvate carboxykinase, cytosolic [GTP]-like isoform X1, producing the protein MSRLLLALIKRSNFVTSQTKGCRLPSATFNRSLSILETAEAKSLPSKVRSFVEDCVKLCQPSQVHICNGSEQENRSLIQQMQQQGMIESLPKMENCWLTRTDPADVARVESRTFVVTTKRSDAIPNRMDGVAGQLGNWMSPDDLPKAIQERFPNCMKGRTMYVVPFSMGPVGSPLSKIGIELTDSPYVVASMRVMTRMGQQVLETLGEGDFVRCLHSVGSPLPMTRPLINSWPCNPDQTIIIQCPETSEILSFGSGYGGNSLLGKKCFALRIGSVIAKREGWLAEHMLILGITNPQGQKKYIAAAFPSACGKTNLAMLTPTLPGYKVECVGDDIAWMHFDKEGRLRAINPENGFFGVAPGTNYATNPNAMLTIQKNTIFTNVAKTSDGGVFWEGLEKEVTGVDITSWLGDANWTKSSGKPAAHPNSRFCAPASQCPIIDPLWESPEGVPIDAILFGGRRPRGVPLVYEALNWKHGVFVGASVSSEATAAAEHKGRSIMHDPFAMRPFFGYNAGNYLGHWLSMEKPGRKLPKIFHVNWFRRSTDGSFLWPGFGENSRVLDWVLKRCDGADVAESSPIGLIPKQGSIDTNGLKEQVNWEELFSLPKNFWQDEVLDLEKYFSEQFGNDLPNAIAEELHKLKQRVNQM; encoded by the exons ATGTCGAGGTTGCTGTTAGCATTAATTAAACG TTCGAATTTCGTGACGTCCCAAACCAAAGGATGTCGTCTTCCATCGGCAACGTTCAATCGTTCGCTGAGCATCCTTGAAACTGCGGAAGCGAAGTCTCTACCAAGCAAA GTTCGCAGTTTTGTGGAGGATTGCGTCAAACTCTGCCAACCCAGTCAAGTTCACATTTGCAATGGATCAGAGCAAGAAAATAGATCGCTGATCCAACAAATGCAGCAACAGGGCATGATTGAATCATTGCCAAAGATGGAAAACTG TTGGTTGACTCGCACCGATCCCGCCGATGTAGCTAGAGTTGAGAGCAGAACATTTGTTGTAACTACTAAACGTAGCGATGCCATCCCGAACCGTATGGACGGCGTTGCCGGACAACTTGGAAATTGGATGTCTCCTGATGATCTTCCCAAAGCCATTCAAGAGCGTTTCCCCAACTGCATGAAAG GTCGCACAATGTACGTCGTTCCGTTCAGTATGGGTCCGGTCGGGTCACCGTTATCGAAGATTGGAATTGAATTAACAGATTCTCCTTATGTGGTTGCTTCCATGCGCGTTATGACTAGAATGGGCCAGCAAGTGCTTGAAACATTGGGAGAAGGAGATTTTGTCCGCTGTCTACACTCTGTTGGTAGCCCACTGCCAATGACTAGACCTCTGATAAACAGCTGGCCGTGCAATCCGGATCAAACCATCATTATTCA GTGCCCCGAAACCAGTGAAATTTTATCATTCGGCAGTGGCTACGGTGGCAATTCTCttttaggaaaaaaatgtttcgctCTTAGAATTGGTTCAGTCATAGCCAAAAGAGAAGGATGGCTTGCCGAACACATGCTT ATTTTAGGAATAACCAATCCACAAGGCCAAAAGAAGTACATCGCAGCTGCATTTCCTAGTGCCTGTGGCAAAACTAATCTTGCAATGTTAACCCCAACTTTACCAG GCTATAAAGTTGAATGTGTTGGTGATGACATTGCATGGATGCATTTCGACAAAGAAGGACGTTTGCGAGCCATCAATCcggaaaatggattttttggtgTTGCGCCTGGAACCAACTATGCGACCAATCCTAAT GCTATGCTcaccattcaaaaaaatacgatTTTTACGAACGTTGCAAA gACGAGTGATGGAGGAGTTTTCTGGGAAGGCTTGGAGAAAGAAGTTACTGGTGTTGATATAACAAGTTGGTTGGGTGACGCTAACTGGACCAAGAGCTCGGGAAAACCGGCAGCCCATCCGAATTCCAG aTTTTGCGCACCAGCCAGTCAGTGCCCAATCATTGACCCTCTGTGGGAAAGCCCCGAAGGAGTAccaatagatgcaattttgttTGGAGGTCGCCGCCCGAGAGGTGTACCGTTGGTTTACGAAGCTCTAAATTGGAAACACGGAGTTTTCGTTGGCGCCTCTGTCAGTTCGGAAGCCACCGCTGCAGCTGAACACAAA GGACGATCAATTATGCATGATCCTTTCGCTATGCGTCCATTTTTCGGGTATAACGCTGGTAATTACTTGGGTCATTGGCTGAGTATGGAAAAGCCTGGTCGAAAACTTCCCAAAATCTTCCACGTTAATTGGTTCCGACGAAGCACCGAT GGTTCTTTCTTGTGGCCTGGATTCGGTGAAAATTCCAGAGTGCTTGATTGGGTTCTGAAGCGGTGTGATGGAGCCGATGTCGCTGAATCCAGCCCAATTGGGTTAATTCCCAAACAAGGTTCAATTGATACGAATGGATTAAAGGAACAAGTCAATTGGGAAGAGTTGTTCTCCTTGCCAAAGAACTTTTGGCAAGACGAAGTGCTCGACTTAGAGAAATATTTTAGCGAACAATTTGGCAATGACTTGCCGAACGCTATTGCTGAAGAGTTGCACAAGTTGAAACAGAGAGTAAATCAAATGTAG
- the LOC124321002 gene encoding phosphoenolpyruvate carboxykinase, cytosolic [GTP]-like isoform X2, with the protein MSLTPNYAPCSNFVTSQTKGCRLPSATFNRSLSILETAEAKSLPSKVRSFVEDCVKLCQPSQVHICNGSEQENRSLIQQMQQQGMIESLPKMENCWLTRTDPADVARVESRTFVVTTKRSDAIPNRMDGVAGQLGNWMSPDDLPKAIQERFPNCMKGRTMYVVPFSMGPVGSPLSKIGIELTDSPYVVASMRVMTRMGQQVLETLGEGDFVRCLHSVGSPLPMTRPLINSWPCNPDQTIIIQCPETSEILSFGSGYGGNSLLGKKCFALRIGSVIAKREGWLAEHMLILGITNPQGQKKYIAAAFPSACGKTNLAMLTPTLPGYKVECVGDDIAWMHFDKEGRLRAINPENGFFGVAPGTNYATNPNAMLTIQKNTIFTNVAKTSDGGVFWEGLEKEVTGVDITSWLGDANWTKSSGKPAAHPNSRFCAPASQCPIIDPLWESPEGVPIDAILFGGRRPRGVPLVYEALNWKHGVFVGASVSSEATAAAEHKGRSIMHDPFAMRPFFGYNAGNYLGHWLSMEKPGRKLPKIFHVNWFRRSTDGSFLWPGFGENSRVLDWVLKRCDGADVAESSPIGLIPKQGSIDTNGLKEQVNWEELFSLPKNFWQDEVLDLEKYFSEQFGNDLPNAIAEELHKLKQRVNQM; encoded by the exons atgtctcttACACCAAATTATGCTCCTTG TTCGAATTTCGTGACGTCCCAAACCAAAGGATGTCGTCTTCCATCGGCAACGTTCAATCGTTCGCTGAGCATCCTTGAAACTGCGGAAGCGAAGTCTCTACCAAGCAAA GTTCGCAGTTTTGTGGAGGATTGCGTCAAACTCTGCCAACCCAGTCAAGTTCACATTTGCAATGGATCAGAGCAAGAAAATAGATCGCTGATCCAACAAATGCAGCAACAGGGCATGATTGAATCATTGCCAAAGATGGAAAACTG TTGGTTGACTCGCACCGATCCCGCCGATGTAGCTAGAGTTGAGAGCAGAACATTTGTTGTAACTACTAAACGTAGCGATGCCATCCCGAACCGTATGGACGGCGTTGCCGGACAACTTGGAAATTGGATGTCTCCTGATGATCTTCCCAAAGCCATTCAAGAGCGTTTCCCCAACTGCATGAAAG GTCGCACAATGTACGTCGTTCCGTTCAGTATGGGTCCGGTCGGGTCACCGTTATCGAAGATTGGAATTGAATTAACAGATTCTCCTTATGTGGTTGCTTCCATGCGCGTTATGACTAGAATGGGCCAGCAAGTGCTTGAAACATTGGGAGAAGGAGATTTTGTCCGCTGTCTACACTCTGTTGGTAGCCCACTGCCAATGACTAGACCTCTGATAAACAGCTGGCCGTGCAATCCGGATCAAACCATCATTATTCA GTGCCCCGAAACCAGTGAAATTTTATCATTCGGCAGTGGCTACGGTGGCAATTCTCttttaggaaaaaaatgtttcgctCTTAGAATTGGTTCAGTCATAGCCAAAAGAGAAGGATGGCTTGCCGAACACATGCTT ATTTTAGGAATAACCAATCCACAAGGCCAAAAGAAGTACATCGCAGCTGCATTTCCTAGTGCCTGTGGCAAAACTAATCTTGCAATGTTAACCCCAACTTTACCAG GCTATAAAGTTGAATGTGTTGGTGATGACATTGCATGGATGCATTTCGACAAAGAAGGACGTTTGCGAGCCATCAATCcggaaaatggattttttggtgTTGCGCCTGGAACCAACTATGCGACCAATCCTAAT GCTATGCTcaccattcaaaaaaatacgatTTTTACGAACGTTGCAAA gACGAGTGATGGAGGAGTTTTCTGGGAAGGCTTGGAGAAAGAAGTTACTGGTGTTGATATAACAAGTTGGTTGGGTGACGCTAACTGGACCAAGAGCTCGGGAAAACCGGCAGCCCATCCGAATTCCAG aTTTTGCGCACCAGCCAGTCAGTGCCCAATCATTGACCCTCTGTGGGAAAGCCCCGAAGGAGTAccaatagatgcaattttgttTGGAGGTCGCCGCCCGAGAGGTGTACCGTTGGTTTACGAAGCTCTAAATTGGAAACACGGAGTTTTCGTTGGCGCCTCTGTCAGTTCGGAAGCCACCGCTGCAGCTGAACACAAA GGACGATCAATTATGCATGATCCTTTCGCTATGCGTCCATTTTTCGGGTATAACGCTGGTAATTACTTGGGTCATTGGCTGAGTATGGAAAAGCCTGGTCGAAAACTTCCCAAAATCTTCCACGTTAATTGGTTCCGACGAAGCACCGAT GGTTCTTTCTTGTGGCCTGGATTCGGTGAAAATTCCAGAGTGCTTGATTGGGTTCTGAAGCGGTGTGATGGAGCCGATGTCGCTGAATCCAGCCCAATTGGGTTAATTCCCAAACAAGGTTCAATTGATACGAATGGATTAAAGGAACAAGTCAATTGGGAAGAGTTGTTCTCCTTGCCAAAGAACTTTTGGCAAGACGAAGTGCTCGACTTAGAGAAATATTTTAGCGAACAATTTGGCAATGACTTGCCGAACGCTATTGCTGAAGAGTTGCACAAGTTGAAACAGAGAGTAAATCAAATGTAG
- the LOC124320762 gene encoding programmed cell death protein 6-like has translation MAYQHYQGPGAVPAAPNRDFLWQVFQRVDKDRSGAITAQELQSALSNGTWAPFNSETVRLMIGMFDRQQRGTISFEDFGAIWKYVTDWQTCFRSFDRDNSGNIDGNELRTALTSFGYRLQDGTHHMLLRKFDRMGKGTIYFDDFIQCCIVLHNLTSAFRQFDTDQDGVITIGYEHFLQMVLNTRV, from the exons ATGGCTTATCAGCACTATCAAGGGCCGGGTGCGGTTCCAGCTGCTCCAAATCGTGATTTTCTTTGGCAGGTGTTTCAAAG agTTGACAAAGATAGAAGTGGAGCAATAACTGCCCAAGAGCTGCAATCAGCTCTATCCAATGGAACATGGGCTCCATTTAACTCGGAAACTGTTAGACTTATGATTG GTATGTTTGATCGTCAACAAAGAGGAACTATTTCCTTTGAAGATTTTGGAGCAATCTGGAAGTATGTCACTGATTGGCAAACTTGCTTTAGAAGTTTTGACAGAGATAATTCGGGGAACATTGATGGCAATGAACTAAGAACAGCACTTACAA GTTTCGGCTATCGTTTGCAAGACGGAACTCATCATATGTTGCTTCGAAAATTCGATCGTATGGGAAAAGGAACGATATATTTTGATGATTTCATTCAGTGTTGCATCGTTTTACAT AACTTGACTTCAGCGTTTCGTCAATTCGATACCGATCAAGACGGTGTCATTACTATCGGATATGAACATTTTCTTCAAATGGTCCTCAACACCCGCGTATAA
- the LOC124320673 gene encoding PHAF1 protein CG7083-like, with the protein MLDLEVIPERSLGCEHWEFILGMQFSQAVCICMSQVAVMKRVQVIYNENDPLASDLILSLTLDGIRLLFDSVSQRLKVIEIFAMNLIKLKYCGLVFNSTDVIPTIDQIDHSFGATHPGIYDPEKRIFTLNFRGLSFTFPVEQASEPRYVRGLGSLQFTNGASPIATKMFIFSGNSLVDSKPPSLPISCFFSHPYLQWLEVIRHNGCTSGIKLSIICEGPSQVLEPRRHACVQELFFGASAEDVLTLLGAPSRVFYKDEDKMRIHSPQAHRRAPASFSDYFYNYFTLGLDALFDGKYHKLKKFVLHTNYPGHYNFNMYHRCEFKLQLPTKATSVDNSRLVDLSPTFITVSAYSRWDEVCEKVQPSSRPIVLHRSSSTNTTNPFGSTFCYGVEDIIFEVMPNNLIASVTLYASDDISHELQSKQTDAMN; encoded by the exons ATGCTTGATTTAGAAGTAATCCCTGAGAGATCGTTGGGTTGCGAACATTGGGAGTTTATATTAG GAATGCAGTTTTCTCAAGCAGTTTGCATCTGCATGTCTCAGGTAGCAGTTATGAAGAGAGTCCAAGTAATATATAATGAGAAT GACCCTTTGGCTTCTGACCTTATTTTAAGTCTTACTTTGGATGGAATTCgccttttatttgattcagtTTCACAGCGCCTAAAAGTGATTGAGATTTTTGCCATGAATCTCATCAAACTGAAATACTG TGGCCTGGTTTTCAATTCAACTGATGTTATCCCAACCATAGATCAAATAGATCATTCTTTTGGAGCTACACACCCTGGAATATATGATCCTGAGAAAAGAATCTTTACTCTAAATTTCCGTGGCCTATCTTTTACCTTTCCAGTTGAACAGGCTAGCGAACCGAGATACGTTCGAGGACTTGGATCGCTTCAATTCACCAACGGCGCGTCTCCTATAGCAACAAAGATGTTCATTTTCAGTGGAAACAGCTTGGTTGACAGCAAACCACCTTCGCTACCGATATCCtgctttttttctcatccttATCTGCAATGGCTCGAAGTTATTCGTCATAATGGATGTACTTCTGGTATCAAGCTCTCCATTATTTGTGAAG GTCCATCTCAAGTATTGGAACCTAGACGACATGCCTGTGTCCAGGAATTATTTTTTGGAGCTTCTGCCGAAGATGTGCTTACGCTGTTGGGAGCTCCATCTCGCGTGTTTTATAAA GACGAAGACAAAATGAGGATTCACAGTCCACAGGCGCATCGTCGAGCTCCAGCTTCTTTTTCGGATTATTTTTACAACTACTTCACTCTTGGATTA gatgcTTTATTCGATGGGAAATATCACAAGTTGAAGAAGTTCGTACTGCATACGAATTATCCAGGACATTACAATTTCAATAT GTATCACCGATGTGAGTTTAAGCTCCAGTTGCCGACCAAGGCCACTTCCGTCGATAATTCGAGATTGGTCGATTTATCGCCGACATTTATCACT GTATCTGCTTATTCACGTTGGGATGAAGTTTGTGAGAAAGTGCAGCCTAGTTCACGTCCGATTGTTTTACATCGATCGTCATCGACGAATACAACAAACCCCTTCGGTTCTACGTTCTGCTACGGGGTTGAGGATATTATTTTCGAG GTGATGCCAAATAACCTTATAGCATCTGTAACGCTTTACGCATCCGATGATATCTCGCATGAATTACAATC GAAACAGACTGACGCCATGAATTGA